A window from Populus trichocarpa isolate Nisqually-1 chromosome 3, P.trichocarpa_v4.1, whole genome shotgun sequence encodes these proteins:
- the LOC7465527 gene encoding protein YABBY 4, translating into MSSSSTLSLDLLPSSEQLCYVHCNICDTVLAVSVPCTSLFKTVTVRCGHCTNLLPVNMRGLLLPSANQFHLGHSFFSPSHNLLDEIPNPTPNFLINQTNVNDFSVPVRGMADHELPRPPVINRPPEKRQRVPSAYNRFIKDEIQRIKAGNPDISHREAFSAAAKNWAHFPHIHFGLMPDQMVKKTNVRQQEGEDVLMKDGFFSSANAGVPTPY; encoded by the exons ATGTCCAGCTCTTCAACCTTGTCTTTGGACCTCCTCCCTTCCTCCGAGCAGCTCTGTTATGTCCATTGCAACATTTGTGACACCGTCCTTGCG GTGAGTGTTCCTTGCACAAGCTTATTCAAGACTGTTACTGTTCGATGTGGTCACTGCACCAATCTGCTCCCTGTCAACATGCGTGGGTTGCTTTTGCCATCTGCTAATCAGTTTCACTTGGGTCACAGtttcttctctccttctcaTAATCTCCTG gaTGAGATCCCAAACCCAACTCCAAACTTCTTGATCAATCAAACCAATGTGAATGATTTTAGCGTTCCGGTTCGAGGAATGGCTGATCATGAGCTTCCTAGGCCACCCGTTATCAACAGAC CTCCAGAGAAGAGACAGAGAGTCCCCTCTGCATACAATCGATTCATTAA GGACGAGATCCAACGCATCAAAGCTGGAAATCCTGATATAAGTCACAGAGAAGCATTCAGTGCTGCTGCTAAGAAT TGGGCCCACTTCCCACATATTCACTTTGGTCTCATGCCAGATCAGATGGTGAAGAAGACTAACGTGCGCCAACAG GAAGGAGAAGATGTTCTGATGAAAgatgggtttttttcttcagCTAATGCTGGTGTCCCTACCCCTTACTAA